The genomic window CGCAGAGCGTGAACGCGTTGGCCAACGCGAACTGGAAGGGCAGTTCCGCCTCTTGGAGGTAACCCATCGACTGGGTGAAAGGCGCCGTCTTGGTTTTCTTGTACTTCACCCATTCATGCATGCGCCCACCGGCCCACGCATCCTGGCCGTCGCTCCAGCTGTGCGGCGTGCCGGCCACGCGTTGTGCATTGCCCTTCGAGCCGTCGAGGTGGTAGGGCAGCACTTCCTTGCCCGTGTCGTCGAGTTGCTGCCACACGCTGCGCCCGTCGGGCAGCGGAATGGTGAAGCGGTCCCCAAAGCCGCGCACGCCCATGAGCGTGCCGAAGTACTGGTCGAACGAACGGTTCTCCTGCATCAGGATGACGATGTGCTCGACGTCCTGGATGGTGCCGGTCTTGTTGTTGGCGGGAATGGCCAGCGCGCGGCGGATGCTCGGCGGGAAGGCGGCGAGTGCGAGCGCGGCGGCACCTGTGGTGGCCGTGCCCTGCAGGAATTTGCGGCGTGAGTTCATGGTCTTGTTGTGTTTGGTCATGAGGAGATGCGGTGGGCGTTGCGTGGATGCGCTCAAGGCGCGCAGCGCATCTCGGGCTTCACGCCCGTGTCGGGTGCGGGCGGGTTGGCCGGCGTTTCAGGCGTAGTGGGCACGCCGGTGCCGGGCGGGAAACCGGAGAAGCCGCCGCCTCCATCGCCGCCGCCGCAGGCGGAAAGGGCACAGGCCAGGGCCAGTGCGGAAAAGAGCCGCACGGAGGGGAAGGAGAGTCGCATGGTGGGTTCCTTGGTGTTGTCGTGTATGGACGGTCGGATGCGACGAAAAAAAGGCGCCATGAAGGCACCCCGCACCGGACAGACCGCAAGACTAGGGAAAACCCGTTACATCGCCATGAAGGAGCGATGACAACGCAAAAGCGCTGGACGCGCCAAGGGAGCGGGGCGCCGCGAAGGCGCCCGCCCCGCGAGAGGCTCAGCCCTCGTTGCTGATGCCGCTGGAGACGTGGCCCGCGGGTACGTGGCGTGCCGCGGCATCGACGTGGCCGGTCTGGTCGTCGAAGAAGAAATCGGGTTCGAACTCGCGCAGGAATTCACCCTTGGGCAGGCCGCCGAGAAACATCGCCTCGTCGACGCGGATGTTCCACTTCATCAGCGTGCGGATCGCACGCTCGTGCGCGGGCGCGCTGCGTGCGGTGACCAGCGCGGTGCGGATGCGCATCTGCGCATTGCCGGCCAGCTGCAGGCGGTGCAGTGCGGACAGCAGCGGCTTGAACGGGCCTTCGGGCAGCGGCAGGTCGGCCTTGCTGAGCTCGTGCGCCTGGAAGGCGTCCAGGCCTTCGGCCTGGAACACGCGCTCGGCCTCGTCGGAGAACAGCACCGCGTCGCCGTCGAAGGCAATGCGCACTTCGTTGGGCCAGGCATCGCTGGCCTTCACCGATTCGACCAGCACCCGCGCGGCCGGAAAGCCCGCGTTGAGCGCCTCGCGCACGTCTTGCGCGTTGACCGAAAGGAACAGATGCGCGCGCAGCGGCCGCAGATAGCCGAAGGGCGGGCGGCCTTGCGTGAACACGCCGCGCTGCAGCTTGATGTCGGCGGCCGCGCTGGAGCGGAAGATGCGCATGCCCGAGACCGGATCGTTGCGCGAGAGGATCACCACCTCGACGCGCTGCACGCCGT from Variovorax paradoxus includes these protein-coding regions:
- a CDS encoding 5'-nucleotidase produces the protein MPVTLEDKLVVAISSRALFNLEEENKIFEAGDNEGYMQLQLDRIDVPAAPGIAYSLIRKLLRFNDDGVQRVEVVILSRNDPVSGMRIFRSSAAADIKLQRGVFTQGRPPFGYLRPLRAHLFLSVNAQDVREALNAGFPAARVLVESVKASDAWPNEVRIAFDGDAVLFSDEAERVFQAEGLDAFQAHELSKADLPLPEGPFKPLLSALHRLQLAGNAQMRIRTALVTARSAPAHERAIRTLMKWNIRVDEAMFLGGLPKGEFLREFEPDFFFDDQTGHVDAAARHVPAGHVSSGISNEG